From Arcticibacter tournemirensis, one genomic window encodes:
- a CDS encoding glycoside hydrolase family 2 TIM barrel-domain containing protein, giving the protein MQSTISNQQSLRGHQQSVISFQLFAFNFQLSTFNFQPFAFRFKLLALSFLLSAFSSLRAQETQKVYLSGTGNDHTVKWDFYCTAGRNSGKWSKIAVPSNWELQGFGKYNYGFDKDSVRGKEKGLYKYTFKVPSAWRGKKVNIVFEGSMTDTEVKINGIQAGEIHQGSFYAFRYDISKLLKYGSSNRLEVTVAKHSANQSVNEAERKADYWIFGGIFRPVYLEALPASHIERVAIDAKANGQFAAKVYTQSGAAKVSVQLYSADGQKFGNEMSSSIANGSSEILLSGSYGSPKLWSPEFPNLYKAVFTLYDNGKPIHSFSQKTGFRTIQVRERDGVFINGVKIKFKGVNRHSFWPSSGRTTSKKISIADVNLMKDMNMNAVRMSHYPPDSHFLDVCDSLGLFVMDELGGWHGNYDTPTGSKLLKEMMIQDVNHPSIVFWSNGNEGGHNRELDHLFAELDIQKRPMVHPWEDFNGFDTQHYREYNYGISNYMHGHSIVMPTEFLHGVYDGGHGAGLEDYWNEMLNHPLSAGGFLWDFADQGVVRTDKNGILDTDGSRGADGIVGPYHEKEGSFFTIKEVWSPVFFERREMTEGFDGVFNVENRYYYTNLNQCSFSWKLVNLKTNASKTGTAGSPDLKPFEKGKLKVDLPSDWRSFDVLYITATDPHKRELFTSSFPITLPAKEAAGMVVKEGKGAVSVTETDSLYNVKANGISLSFSKSTGVLKKVQNDAGIIPFSNGPVVQEGANNFSGITSRRDGDKLIIESTFNRKTSYNTLQWTIYPSGWVKLDVKYFPAEYLTNFAGINFSFPENKMKGMEYMGRGPYRVWKNRIKGNQFGVWKKDYNSTETGESWAYPEFKGYHSNMYWCKFLTTDQPFTVVTENEDLFLRLFSAAYKTDQWHNYEPLFPSGDISFMQGIPGIGTKTQRADRTGPMSMKNLFYDYEKEPARALNIVLYFDFSGK; this is encoded by the coding sequence ATGCAATCTACGATCAGCAATCAGCAATCCTTGAGAGGCCATCAGCAATCAGTGATCAGCTTTCAGCTTTTTGCTTTCAACTTTCAACTTTCAACTTTCAACTTTCAACCCTTCGCTTTCCGCTTTAAGCTTTTAGCTTTGAGCTTTCTGCTTTCTGCTTTCAGCTCTCTCAGGGCCCAGGAAACTCAGAAAGTATACTTATCAGGTACCGGTAATGACCATACTGTGAAGTGGGATTTCTATTGCACGGCAGGAAGAAACTCAGGTAAGTGGAGTAAGATTGCAGTGCCATCAAACTGGGAGTTGCAGGGCTTTGGTAAATATAACTACGGCTTCGATAAAGACTCTGTGAGGGGAAAAGAAAAGGGACTATATAAGTACACTTTTAAGGTTCCGTCTGCATGGCGCGGCAAGAAAGTAAATATCGTATTTGAAGGGTCTATGACGGATACGGAGGTGAAGATCAATGGCATTCAGGCCGGAGAGATCCATCAGGGTTCCTTCTATGCATTTAGATACGATATCAGCAAGCTGTTGAAATACGGCTCCTCCAATCGGTTGGAAGTAACAGTGGCTAAGCACTCTGCCAACCAATCGGTGAATGAAGCCGAAAGGAAAGCCGACTACTGGATATTCGGAGGGATATTCAGGCCTGTTTATCTGGAGGCTTTGCCTGCGTCGCACATTGAAAGAGTAGCAATTGATGCAAAGGCAAACGGTCAGTTTGCAGCAAAGGTATACACACAGAGCGGGGCGGCTAAGGTATCTGTTCAGCTATATTCTGCCGATGGTCAGAAATTTGGGAACGAGATGTCTTCGTCTATAGCAAATGGCTCTTCAGAGATACTTCTCAGCGGTAGTTACGGCTCTCCAAAGCTCTGGTCTCCGGAATTTCCTAATCTGTATAAAGCTGTTTTTACGCTGTATGACAATGGGAAGCCCATTCATTCTTTTAGTCAGAAGACTGGATTCCGCACCATTCAAGTGAGGGAACGCGACGGGGTATTTATAAATGGGGTGAAGATTAAATTTAAAGGGGTAAATCGTCATTCTTTCTGGCCATCGTCGGGTAGGACAACCAGCAAGAAGATCAGTATTGCCGATGTGAACCTGATGAAGGATATGAATATGAATGCAGTACGCATGTCGCATTACCCTCCGGATAGTCATTTTCTCGACGTTTGCGATTCTCTCGGTTTATTTGTGATGGATGAGCTCGGCGGATGGCATGGGAACTACGATACGCCTACCGGCTCAAAGCTGTTAAAGGAAATGATGATCCAGGATGTGAACCATCCTTCTATTGTGTTCTGGTCTAACGGAAATGAAGGAGGCCACAACCGTGAACTCGATCATTTATTCGCAGAACTGGATATTCAGAAACGCCCCATGGTTCACCCCTGGGAGGATTTTAATGGTTTTGACACACAGCACTACCGCGAGTATAACTACGGAATTTCCAATTATATGCATGGCCATAGTATCGTAATGCCCACCGAATTTTTACATGGCGTATACGATGGCGGTCATGGCGCCGGACTGGAAGATTATTGGAATGAAATGCTGAATCACCCGCTTTCTGCCGGTGGTTTCCTGTGGGACTTTGCAGATCAGGGAGTGGTAAGGACGGATAAGAATGGCATCCTGGACACGGATGGAAGTCGCGGTGCAGACGGCATTGTTGGCCCCTACCATGAAAAGGAGGGCAGCTTCTTTACTATTAAGGAGGTATGGAGTCCTGTGTTTTTCGAACGCAGGGAAATGACCGAAGGCTTTGATGGCGTGTTCAATGTAGAGAACCGGTATTACTACACGAACCTTAACCAGTGCAGCTTTAGCTGGAAGCTGGTTAACCTTAAAACGAACGCATCAAAAACAGGAACTGCTGGATCCCCGGACCTAAAGCCTTTTGAAAAAGGAAAGTTAAAAGTGGACCTGCCTTCCGACTGGAGAAGTTTCGACGTTCTCTACATTACCGCAACAGATCCTCATAAAAGAGAATTGTTCACATCAAGCTTCCCCATTACACTTCCTGCTAAAGAAGCCGCAGGAATGGTGGTAAAGGAGGGCAAAGGGGCGGTTTCTGTAACGGAAACAGACTCTCTTTACAATGTTAAGGCAAATGGGATCAGCCTTAGCTTCAGCAAAAGCACGGGGGTCCTTAAGAAAGTACAGAATGACGCCGGAATCATTCCATTTAGTAACGGTCCGGTGGTTCAGGAAGGAGCGAATAATTTCAGTGGTATTACATCAAGGAGAGATGGTGATAAATTGATCATTGAGTCGACCTTCAATCGTAAAACATCGTATAACACACTTCAGTGGACGATATATCCTTCGGGCTGGGTGAAGCTGGATGTGAAATACTTTCCGGCAGAATATCTTACCAACTTTGCCGGAATAAACTTCTCGTTTCCTGAAAATAAAATGAAAGGGATGGAGTATATGGGAAGAGGCCCTTACAGGGTGTGGAAAAACCGGATAAAAGGCAATCAGTTTGGCGTTTGGAAAAAGGATTACAATAGCACGGAGACCGGTGAAAGTTGGGCATATCCTGAATTTAAAGGATATCATTCTAACATGTACTGGTGTAAATTCCTAACCACAGACCAGCCTTTTACAGTGGTAACCGAGAATGAAGATCTGTTTTTGCGTCTGTTTAGTGCGGCATACAAAACCGATCAATGGCATAATTATGAGCCTCTTTTTCCGTCGGGAGATATTTCTTTTATGCAGGGAATTCCGGGTATAGGTACAAAAACTCAACGGGCTGACCGTACCGGGCCCATGTCAATGAAGAACCTGTTTTATGATTATGAGAAAGAGCCTGCAAGAGCGTTGAATATAGTGTTGTATTTTGATTTCTCGGGAAAGTGA
- a CDS encoding sialate O-acetylesterase yields MRVTTIFFVIAALLMLSETQAEVVLPRVLGHNMVLQRDKPVCIWGTAVAGEKVSVTFSVQRKETIADVAGKWQVLLDPMNASSEGREMIIAGSNTIKLENILVGEVWLCSGQSNMEFTMRKSSKMKRPDVAGQNPVDELQYAKNPSIRIFQVNRKELIKPDSLHRGWSIARDSALRVFSAPAYFFAKELYSRLHVPVGVISSAVPGSAIEPWIPAEAFNDHAFFINYKVQNDPGKFYTPMIHPLVPFAIKGFLWYQGETNCFLNERIEYTHKMEALIGRWRSDWNDKDLPFYYVQIAPFKYSESKDNKVTLNKESLPEFREAQAAALKIPNTAMIITTDLADNLSDIHPSYKWEVGRRLALLALARDYGFKEIVSTGPVYHGMKIKGNKIELSFSSVGGGLVSKDGKTLSDFLIAGKDKKFVPAQAEIKGNKVVVSSNAVNSPADVRFAWVETAQPNLYNKEGLPAQPFRTDNILINQFKPDSKK; encoded by the coding sequence ATGAGAGTAACTACGATCTTCTTTGTAATTGCTGCGCTCCTCATGTTATCTGAAACGCAGGCCGAAGTTGTTCTGCCGAGAGTACTAGGGCATAACATGGTTTTACAGAGGGATAAACCAGTTTGTATCTGGGGAACAGCAGTGGCAGGAGAGAAAGTTAGTGTAACGTTTTCAGTGCAGAGAAAGGAAACAATAGCTGATGTAGCAGGCAAGTGGCAAGTTTTGCTTGATCCAATGAACGCTTCATCTGAAGGGCGTGAAATGATCATTGCCGGATCGAATACTATAAAGCTTGAGAACATCCTTGTTGGTGAAGTCTGGCTGTGTTCAGGCCAGTCGAACATGGAATTCACTATGCGAAAAAGCAGCAAAATGAAGCGTCCTGATGTCGCCGGACAGAATCCGGTGGATGAATTGCAGTACGCTAAAAATCCTTCAATCAGGATATTCCAGGTAAACCGGAAGGAGCTGATCAAGCCCGATTCCCTTCACCGTGGCTGGAGCATTGCACGTGATTCTGCGCTAAGGGTGTTTTCAGCCCCGGCTTATTTCTTTGCAAAAGAGTTATACAGCCGCCTTCATGTTCCCGTTGGTGTAATTTCTTCTGCCGTCCCGGGGAGTGCTATAGAACCATGGATCCCGGCGGAGGCTTTCAATGATCACGCTTTTTTTATTAACTATAAGGTTCAAAATGATCCCGGGAAGTTTTATACTCCTATGATTCATCCCCTGGTTCCTTTCGCTATAAAAGGCTTCCTTTGGTACCAGGGAGAGACGAATTGCTTCCTTAATGAAAGGATTGAATACACCCATAAAATGGAAGCTTTGATCGGCAGGTGGCGAAGCGACTGGAATGATAAAGATCTCCCTTTTTACTATGTTCAGATAGCACCTTTCAAGTATTCTGAATCAAAAGATAATAAGGTTACACTCAATAAAGAATCGTTACCCGAGTTCAGGGAAGCGCAGGCTGCGGCCCTAAAAATACCGAACACCGCCATGATCATTACTACCGATCTGGCTGATAATCTCAGCGATATCCATCCTTCTTATAAATGGGAGGTCGGCAGACGGCTGGCACTTCTTGCCCTTGCACGTGACTATGGATTTAAGGAAATTGTAAGTACCGGTCCGGTTTATCATGGAATGAAAATAAAGGGTAATAAGATAGAACTGAGCTTCAGCTCTGTGGGAGGGGGCCTCGTCAGTAAGGACGGCAAGACATTGTCAGATTTTCTTATCGCGGGAAAGGATAAGAAATTCGTTCCTGCGCAGGCTGAAATAAAAGGAAATAAAGTAGTTGTTTCATCCAATGCGGTGAACAGCCCGGCCGACGTACGGTTTGCATGGGTGGAAACAGCCCAACCCAATCTTTATAATAAAGAGGGTCTGCCTGCGCAACCCTTCAGGACCGATAATATTTTGATTAATCAGTTTAAACCGGATAGTAAAAAGTAA